The DNA window ATCCTTCTCATCACTGGAGCGGCAGCGATCGCGGCCCGCGGCCGGAGGCGCTGAGGAGGAATCTTATGATAATTCAGTGGGAATGCCTCTCTGTCGATTCTGATACCGGGGGTGTGGGCCTTCTGCCAGGAGATGAAGATGCGCAGGCTTGATCTCATACTCGTGGCAGACGAGCCCTTTGAGATCCCTCTTCATGAAGGGTATCAACTCTACTCAGCCCTCCTGGGACTCATGAAGGGATCGTCTCCGAACGTCAGTCAGCGGGTTCATGACTCGCCCATCTCATCCTTCTCGCTTGGAGGATTCAAAGGTCCCTTTCAACAGACTGACAGCGCGAACCGCAAACGTGTGATTCCCAACCAACCCTACCACCTCCGGATCGGCATTACAGACCCGCGCGACGAAGAGATCCTTCATCATCTGGCAATGCCGTTCATCCTGGGACACAGGGTGCTTTCTCTCGACCAGGGCGATTTCAATGTCGTGCATATCGAAGATCAGAGCGTCTCGATCGACGACTGGGTGCATCAGAATCGGAATTATACCCGACCCCTGCTCGAGTTCAACTTTGAAACCGTGACCTGCATCCAGTACCGGAACAGCACGGTAACTGAGATGTATCCGAATCGAATCGCAGTCTTCAACTCCATCCTCTCAAAGTGGAATCGAGTTTTCCCCAACGAGAATCGACTGGATGCCAGCCGTGATGACTTCGGCAGATATCTGGTGGAACGGCCGAACTTCTTCAACCTCGCCACCTACAGCGTACTGACGAACACAGTCACAGATCAGAAAAAAAGGCTAAATAAACCCATATTTAAGCAGGGCTTCGTCGGTCCGTGCCGGTATTCCTTCACCACAAACACCCCAGAGTGGTTCAGAACCACCATTCTCCTCCTCTCCCGCTTTGCCGAGTATTCAGGCGTCGGTTCGGGTGTGGCCCGGGGATATGGACAGGTGAAGGTCACGGTCCAGGGTGGTGCCAATGAGGAGTGACGGGAGTACCTCCATGCAGGAGCAGGTGGAGACACTCCAGAGGACAACCGGGCGTAGGATCCCCTCGTACCGAGCGTTGACGGATTATTTCACGATGGTCGACCTGGCGATTGCTGCTTCCCCGTACGCTCTTCTCCCTGCGAAGAACGTGGAATTCGGGAGAGTCGATCAACCGATGCTGAATCACATCCGCAACGGTGTCTGTGCTATGGTCGAACTGAACGAAGTACTTCTTACCCTCAAATCCTCTGCAGCCCTCTCTGAGGCCGGGGTGCGAGAGGCGGTCGCCCTCTTTGCGGTCCATAATCTCCACCAGTGCATCGATCGGGACCGGAAGGAGCAGACCAATACCCCGGCTGCGTTTGTAGAGACGATCGCGGATGAGTTCGGGCTCGCTGCGTATGCTCCCACCCTGACCCCTGCAGATTATCGAGCCGTCTCTGTCGCGCTCCAAAGCGCTCGAGGCGATCCTGCCGGGATGTCGCGAAAGGGTGCTGACCTTCTCCGATGGCTCAAATTCGCGGAGACCCTGGCCGGCCAGATGAGTTCCTCGGTCACCACCTCGATGCGCACGGCGCTTGAGGCGATAGATCCCGGACTGGCCTTCTCGTATCACCGGTTCCAGGAGCCGATCGGGATCCTCACGAACCTGGTGCACACGGGAGTGTCTGCATGGATGGGGCAGAAGGGGGTATATCCCCTCCTCGTCTTCGAGACCGGCGTGCTTTACATCGGCCCCCATGATGTCGAGCCCGGTGCCCTGGACTTGGAGGCGGTGATGCAGATCTATCGCGAGTTCGAGCATGTGCTCAACTCCTGCCATGCTGCAATCTCTGATCCCAGGGAATTCTCCAGGAGTATCTCCGTTCAGGGTACCAAGGGACTCTACTCGGCGGAAGATGCCTCCTTCTTCTACTCGGGGATTCCGACGGTGATCAAGGGGTTCATGGCCGCGGCTGTACTGCGGGAAGAGGCGAAGAACAGGACGATCGAGATCGATCTGGTGGAACCCTCCCTCCTTGTCAAGAAAGCGAACCTCGAGATGCAGCATCCGCCGGCAACGGTCATCGACATCCTCAGAGCCTTCGTCACCAGGGTTGTGATCGACGGCCAGGCCAGAGAACCTGGCGACATCCGGATCGTGTGTCGACCGCACTCTGTGGATCAGAAGAAGTACGTGCTCCTTCCCGAATCGGTGCTGATCGATGGCCGTCCTGTCGAGGGAACGCAGTTCTCGATCGAAGGTACCGGTCTCCTGCCAAGCCAGGTGGGATATCGGCATCACCTCAAGGAGGACTTTGGGATCGATATCGGATGGGAGGCCGGCGTCATCTCCTATGCCCGGGCTGTCGCAGGGCTGCGAAGAGCGATCATCGTTCCGCTTGCAGCGGTCGGAGCGCTCTCCACGACCGACCCGGTCCTCGAGACCTGCCGGCTCTTCCAGATCGACGAGGATCTGGCCAGGCGTATGGCGGAGTACGCTCGCGACCACCGGGGCAACGACCATCATACCGTCGGGGGGTACTGGAACTACGGGTACGCCATAGCCCGTGCCCTGCTGGATCATGAGGTTAACGGCGTTCGTTTCAGGGACCTGACGCCCGACCGGAAGATTGAGTATCTGGAATCCCTGACCGATGCATTTCTCTCGGGGATCTCGACAGAAGCACTGGACTCCTTCAGGTCAAAACTTCTCTATCCCTACCAGGAGAAACTCCTCGTCTGGTTCTCTGAGAACCTGAACCTGAACGGTTCGATAGCCTATGGGATCTTCGAGAATAAGATCTCGAAATTCGGTGCGTACTGCCGTGGCAGGGGGATCTGCCGACTGACCGGGGACGCTCCCTTCGACAATGAGGAGAAGGTTCCCTCGAGGGATGCCTCCATGCTCGGCTTCTCGTTCTCGAACAGGGGTTTGATCGGGGGAGCCGAGCCTAAACTCTCCGTATCAGTGCCGGTCGAGGTCGAACTGGGTCTGCGCGAGATCGGCCACCAGATCAGGAAAGGATCGGACAAACTCTACTTTCGGCTGATCCCGGACTCCTTTCACACGCCCCTCATGACGCGGATCCTCTCGGACCTGCTCAGCCGGTTTAATACGGGGGCTCTGACGAATGTCCGGGCCCTGGCCCTGCGGGTGCTGGACGGTACTGCGCTCGACCCCGCTGCACTGGCACAGGAGTTCTTCGCTGAGAGCGGCGGCCGGTCTCTCTTCAGGTATACGGCCACCGGATTCACTGGCTGCAATTCCACCCTTTACGCAACGTACGATCTGGTCTTCAAGAAGGTGAAAGAGAACGAGACCGAGTTCTGGTTCTTCGGTGCGTACCTGGGTATGCTGCTCGCGGCCGCCACAGGGTGCCGGGTGGTGGTGGGTGACAACCCGATCTGCATGACGAGCGGCAACCAGTTCTGCGGGATGGTCCATCTCGAGGCGCTTCCTGCTGCGGTCAAGCATCTCTTTGGGGATACCATTCGGCTCTCCACGCTCCCTCTTGTTCTCAGGAGAGCTTCGCTCCTCGTGGTGCTCGGGTATGAGTACAGACCATATAACAGAATCGAGGATAGGTACTTTTCGAAACATCTGCAGACGATTCGAAATCGGGCTTGTCCCGGGAGTACCCTTCTCAAGCAACTCTGGAGGATGAATTCGCGGAAGGATGCGAAGAAGAGGGTGCAGAGCCGGCCGACCCTGCTCCTCGAGTGGGCACTCGAACTTGATTGGATCGCAGGTGATCAGATGACAATCCAGACACTTCATGAACTGGCTCTTCTTGGGATGGACGTTGCCGTCCCGAAGGGATATGAACCGTATAAACTCGAACACCTCTTCCGGGAGGCGGTCAGGGCCATCCTCACACGGGGAACTCAGCAGTATCAACGCGAAGACTACGTCGACGCGGTGATGGGCCGATTGTTGAAGATGATGAAGCGGGCCGGGGAGCATCAGTTCTACGGTCTCAATGGACAATCTCATTCAGAATCGACATTGAGGTTTGCCGAGGCCTTCGTCGACCATGTCTTCTACGGGCTCTTCGATGGCAATCCAGGAAAGTTGAAACGGGCAGAGAACGACCTCGCCGACGGGTATTATGCGGCCACGCTTCAACTGCGCAATCAGATGTACGCCGGGAAGAAGACGGGCCTGTCGGTCGAATCATCCAACGCGGGGAACCAGACCGCATCTGAGGGTGGATATTGACATGAACGACGACGTGATTGAACGGTTCAGGGAAGCGATCAGGAATTATACCCTCGAAAAACCCGAGAAGAAGCCGAAAGGCCGATATGTAACCATTCTGATTCTCCGCGAGTTGCTCTCGGCGGCCCGATTCACGACAGATGGCGTGGAGGCGAACTCTGCGATCATCCGGGTGGGGGAGGCTGATAAGATCGTGGGCAAGCTCTTCGGTCGCAAACAGGTGGCGAGCGATCGCCGGATGGCGAAGGCAATTCAGCGGGATCTGATCGATGAAGAGATGAAAGAGATCAACCGGAACTGGGACGGGTGCTCGATGGAGGTCACGAAGATGTGTCAGCAGTGCCCGGAGTGTGCTCTCTTTGGAAGCGCTGCATCCGAGGGGGGAGTCAGCATCACCTCGCGGGTGATGTACGACGAGGCGTATACCATCCGGGACCTGAACGCCGTGGTCGAAGAGTTCTTCCAGAACGCACCCGGGGACGCCTATGTCAGGAAGCCGACCCCCGGGATCCGCGAGCCGGACTTCTTCAAAGAGGGCGTGCTCTTCCCCTGTGTGATCACACTCAAGGACGTCACCCCTGAGGAGGTTCTCTTCTTCTTGAACATCACTGATCGGAATGCACGGTATGGTGCAACCGGGACCCGATTCGGGAAGACCAGGAATCATATCCTCGGGGTCTATGCCGGCAAGCGTGAGGGACCCTCGAGCCTGGAAGTGACCCGTGCGATCATCTTCGCCCTGGCTGGAGGACTGGATTCGGCGTCGATCAGAACGGTGATGACTGCCGATACTCTCGACCTTGAAGCGGTCAAAGCGGCAGCCATTCATGGGTTTGAAGAACGTGCCGCTCGGTACAGGATCACCTTCCCTGCGGCATTCGATGAGGCCGGAACGGCTGAAATTCTTGGGGAGATCCAGGATGACACCTCTTTCAAGGCCATACTCGAGGCCCAGATTAAGAATTTACACGGATTCACTACGGTATGAGGATGGAGTCCATGCAGACGATCCATGCAGGCGTGAAGATGAGGAACCTGAGGGGGTTACGGGTTTACGAAGGGGTACTCGAACTCATGGGAGAACTCTTCTTTGCCACCCTCGAACCTGGAAACCGGTACGTGACGAAACCGCTGATCCTGAACACGGCACTCTATTATGCCCTGGGATACGCACAGGGTCTGTACGTGAACCGGACTGCGGGCCGGTCGAAGCGACAGCGACCGACCTATCGTGAGGATACGGCAGCACTGGCAGACCGGGTCTATGTTTCGGTGGCACGGCCGATCACTCCACTTCGTCTGACAACAGAGAATGCAAACGCCTGTGGCGACGACTACGTGCAGCCGAACCACCCAAAGAAACAGATAAACTCGCCGACAGGAAAGATGGGGACTCGAACACAGATTCAACCCGGAGCCCGGTTCCGCTTCTTCGTCATGTCGTTCGACGGGAGTGAGCCCGGTCTCCCGGCGTACATCCGCATCGGGAAGAAGCGGACCAAGGCTCTGATCGAGTGGACAGCGCTTTCGGTGCAGCAGAAGACGGGTTTGTTCATGATGAACCATCCGGTGCTCGTCGACGACCTTGCCCGGATGCCGGTTGGGGATCTCCGGTTCTCTCGAATGATTCCCTTCGATGTGATCGAGCAGGGGTGCTTTGAGGGTCCATTCTGTTCCTTCGTCTGTTCCAATGGGGATCCGATTAAATTCCCGACTGATCTCCGGTTTTTGCAGCGGGGGCGGGTGTGATCGTTGAGGAGTTCTCTCTGCGGCGATCCGATGGCAACCATCTTCTGGTTAGAGGATCAATTTGAATAATTGGGGAGATTAACCCACTCTTGCATCAGAGGAGAGAAAACCCGTTAGGGATTGAAATACATCTGCAGGTGCAGTAATTCATTGAGTTGGATCAGAGGAAAGAAAACCCGTTAGGGATTGTCGCCGTAGTCGGACTGGATCCAATCACCCCTGTGGTGTAGTGCATTTGGAAAGAAGACGGGATCCTCGTCTATCTCTTCATCGCCTTATTCTCAAGGAATTTGTCCGAAAAAAGGTTAAAAAGCGTAGGATCGGCCACCGAAGCCGCCCCAGGATGAGCCGATCGCCGTGGCCCTGAATGAGGAGGTCGACGTCGTCACCTGCAGTTTGTTCAGCCCTCCACTCTGGAATGCAGATGCACCCCCAAAGGTTCCAAACCCACCGGAGGAGAACCCGGTCCCTTTTCCAATTGAACTCCAGGGATCACTGCTCGTCGAGACCTGAGTCACGACTGGAGTCGCGGTCGCCACCGGTGTTGTGGTTGCGACGATCGTCACCGGGGTGGTGCTGACCGCCACCACCGAGCCGGTCACATAGACCGGCGGGACCGTGGCCGCGATGATATCAGCTGGCATCGTCGGTAGCTGGTCAGCGGATGCCGTCTTCAGCGAGTAGGTGTTGCCGCTGCCGTCCTTGTTGATGATCGGTAGGGATGAACCGTAGGCCGTGATGTCAAACGAGGAGCCCTCGACCGGCAGTTCGTACTGCGGCTGGCTGTAGTAGTAACCGAGATTGTCCTGGTACCCGCTCTCTCCGGCGGCGTTCGCTTGGAAGAAGTTCTTCACCTGGAGGTTCTTGGTGAACGCAGACCACAGAGCCCATCCCTTGTCGTTCCGTGCCTGGCAGTTGTTCAGGGTGATATCGGCGCATCCCTTGACGATCTTGAACCCGTAGGTCGAGCCCTGGTCGACGCAGTTGTTGAAGGTCGTGTTCAACCCGTCGTGGACGAAGAACCCGGCGTTCTTGTTGTTGACCGAGATGCAGTTGTTGAGGATCGCATTCCGGTGTATGTAGTAGCCTGAGACGAAGACATCATGATAGGGCGCCTGGGCCGGGTTGCGCTGTCCGTTGTTCCTGCTGACGCAGTTGTTGAGGACGACGTTCTTGGTGTTCAGATACCCCGGCTCGAAGTGGAACCCGTTCTCCCAGTTGTCCTCGGCGAGGCAGTTGTCCATCTCGACGTTCTGCAGGTCGTTGTCCTCCTGGATGTCGAACCCGGTCGCGAACTCCGAGCTCGAGCCGTCAGGGACCCCAAACCCGCACCTGACCGCCTGACAGTTGATGAACTTCAGGTTGCTGATCGCATAACTGCCTGAACCGACTCTGGTCCCGTCCTGCATTGTGGACCGGTTGGCGTTCATGTTGAAGCCGTGGGTGTTGCAGTCGATCGCCTTGCAGTTCTGGAAGGTGATCTCCCCGGTGTGGTCGTTGTCCACCCAGATGAAGAACATCCCGTTGCCACCTGAGGGGTATCGTATGCCGTTAGCTCCGATCGAGGTGGCTGTGATGTCCTGGAGGGTGACGTGGTTAGTTCGGATCAGAAAAAACCCCTCGCCGCGGAGGGTGAACCCCTTCACCAGCACGTTGTCCTGGTAGATATGGATCGGCTGATAGGGGTCGACCGCGTTGTAGACATCGATCGTCGTTTTATCCTCGCCGGCCCCCAGGAACTGCGAGTTCGCCGTCGGATAGATCCAGCCAGAACTGTGGAAGGTCCCCTCGGTCAGTTGCACGATCCCACCCTCTGCTGGGAGCATGTTGAAGGCATTGTTGATCTCGATCTGGTCATCGACACCATCGCAGAAGACCTGTGCGGTCTCCTTCGAGGTCTGACTGGCATCAGCCGCTGCGACGACGACCGTGGCGGTCGCTGCTACACTCTGGATCAGACAGAGCACCAGCAGCGCCCCGATGATCACCTCTATTCCCCATTTACCTCTCATCCTCTCCACCTCTCTGATTGGAAACCCGACCGGCAAGGCCGGCTGTAGGATCCTCATAATTAATTCTCTCTTTGCACTGCACCTACATAATCTGATCGACGTATAACACTGCGCCGAAGCCCTCCTGATACTCTCGGCTATGCCGTAAGTGAGTCCATCTGAAGGATGGAAAAAAACTAAAAAAGGGTATGAGAGATTTTGGTCTTGTTCTGGGGAACAGGATCCAGTTTAGAACCCGAAGGTTCTGCCAGTGAAGCCGCCCCACGTCGAGCCGATCGAAGCGGCAATGGACTGGGAGGATGACACCGCGACCCCGAGTGCATTCCCTCCACTCTGGAAGGACGAGGAACTGCCGAAGGACCCGAAACCGCTTGACGTGGAGCCGAACGACTTCCCGAATCCACTCCAGCCGTCAGAGGTCGTCGTGGTTGTCTGGGTCGCTGCCGGTGCCACAGTGGTCGCCACTGCTACAACCTGCGATACCTGGGTGGCACCCTGCGTGGTCGCCGAGTACCCGGTCACATAGACCGCTGGCACCGTGGCCGCTGTGATATCAGTCACGGTCGGCACCTGGTCAGCGGATGCTGTTTTCAGCGAGTAGGTGTTGCCATTGCCGGCCTCGTTGATGATCGGCAGAGATGAACCGAAGGCGGTGATGTCAAAGTTCGAATTCGTGGTCGAGAACTCATACTTTGGGCTGCCATAGTAGAACCCAATGTTGTCCTGGTATCCGCTCTTACCGCCGGCATTGGCCTGGAAGAAGTTCTTGACCGTAACCTTGTCTGAGAATGCAGTCCAGAATGCCCACGCCTTTTCGTTCCGTCCCTGGCAGTTGTTCAGGGTGATATCTGAACTCCCCTTGACGATCTTGAACCCGTACGTCGACCCGATGTCGACGCAGTTGTTGAAGGTCGTGTTGGAACCGTCGTGGGTGAAGAACCCTGCGTTCTTGTTGTTGATCGCCACGCAGTTGTTCAGGATCGCATTCCGGTGGATGTAATACCCTGATACGAAGACATCGTTGAAGGGTTCCACAGCCGGGTTGCGCTGCCCGTTGTTCCTGCTGACGCAGTTGTTGAGGACGACGTTCTTGGTCCCCAGGTAGCCGGGCTCGAAGTGGAACCCGTTCTCCCAGTTGTCCTCGGCGAGGCAGTTATCCATCTCGACGTTCTGCAGGTCGTTGTCCTCCTGGATATCGAACCCGGTTGCGAACTCCGAACTGGATCCGTCAGCAACACCGTACCCGCACCGGATCGCCTGGCAGTTGACGAACTTCAGGTTGCTGATTGCATAACTGTTGGTTCCGGTCCTGGTCCCGGTCGAATTGATACCCGTATCCCGGTTGGCGTTCATGTTGAAGCCGTGGGTGTTGCAGTCGATCGCCTTGCAGTTCTGGAAGGTGATATCCCCGGTATAATTGTTATCCACCCAGATGAAGAACATCCCGTTGCCGCCGGATGGTTTACGAACGCCGTCAGCCCCGATGGAGGTGGCTGTGATGTCCTGGAGGGTGACATGGTTGGTCCTGATCAAGAAGAACCCCTCACCACGGAGGGTGAACCCCTTGATCAGCACGTTGTCCTGCTGCACATGGATCGGCTGGTAGGCATCGGTCGCATTATAGACATCGATGGTCGTCTTGTCCTCGCCTGAACCCAAAAACTGCGAGTTTTGACTTGGATAGATCCAGCCAGAACTGTGGAAGGTTCCCTCCGTCAGCTGCACAATTCCACCCTCCGCCGGGAGCCGGTTGAACGCTTCATTGATCCATGCCTGATCATTCGTGCCCGGACAGACGATCTGGGCGGCTGCCTTGGAGGCCGGGCTTGCATCTGCTGCTGCCACGACGATCGTCGTGGTTGCGGCCACTGTCTGGATCAGACAGAGCAACAACAGTGCCCCGATGATCATCTGTATCCCAATCTTACCTTTCATCCTTGTTTCACCTGGTAGTTTTCTGGATCGGGCTGAGGAGCAGCTCCGCCCAACAAATACTATAGTTTAAGCGTTGGTAGTGGAACTACATAACCTCATCTCTTTCTGCATGCAGGTTATCTCACTATAAGGCATATCCGCACTGTTGACCACCTGGCTTCTGTTATCCTTATATCCATGCGCGGGAAACCAAGTACTGACTATTGTGTATGACGCCATCTATGAGATCAAATATCGGGCGCGACGCCTGATCGATACTCATCCGCTGCTCTACCGGATGCTTGAGAAGAGCTGGTATGTGGCTTACTGGTCGATGATATTTGGCGCCAACATGACCGGCAAGATCCCGATTCATCATCTGCGGGACTTTCTCTACCGGACTGTCTTTCATATCCGGCTCCCGAAGTCTTCGACGATCTATGGTGGCAGCACCTTCTTCTCGCCCTGGAAGATGCGGGTTGGCGAACACTCGATCCTCGGGGACCATGGATTCTTCGATGCCCGCGAGAAGATCCTGATCGGGAAAAATGTGAACATCGGAAAAGAGATCCGGATCTACACCCTTGAGCATGACATCCTCTCTCCAACCTTTGGGGAGAAGGGCGGACCGGTGACGATCGGTGACTGGGCGTACATCGGTTCCCGGGTGACGATCCTCCCGGAGGTCACCATCGGGGAAGGTGCGGTCGTCGCCTCGGGTGCAGTCGTGACCAGGGATGTCCCCCCCTGGGTGATGGTCGGCGGTGTGCCGGCCCGGTACCTTCGGGACCGGCCCAAGGTCGATTACACTCTCGGTGAGTTCGCCAAGATTCTCTTCCAGTGACCAGGGGGACCGAACTCTTTTTCTTGTCTATCAGTCTATGACTTGACGGAGAGATATGAATGGCGATCGATCCGATCTGTAAAATGACGGTGGATGAGAAGACAGCGAAATTCACCAGCGAGTACAACGGGAAGACCTACTACTTCTGTGCGCCCGGGTGCAAGAAGACCTTTGAGAAGGACCCGGCCCGGTACGCAGATACGGTATGATCGGCCCGATTCCCTCTTTTTACGGGGCCTGGACAAAAAGATACTTATCCGTGGCTGAAAATAACTGTATACCAATACTGCGATAGTAGTCTAGTGGTAGGACAGGAGCTTCCCAAGCTTCTAACTCGGGTTCGAATCCCGGCTATCGCATCGATTTTATGAGCGAACCTGACGCTCCTCTCTCTGCAATCCGGATCATTGCGGAGAACAGGAAGGGTGTGCTGCGTGATATTGCTTCGGTGGTCGCTGATCATCAGGCCAATATCATGATGATCCACCAGGAGACGTTTGAGTTTGGACCATGTCGCGGACTGGCAGAACTCTATGTCGAGTACATGGGCTCCACCGACCAGCAGCGTCTGATCACCGACCTCGCTGCAATCCCGTCGGTGAACGGGGTCCGGGGATACCACCCATTCTCTGACATCTACGGCTCCCGGGTGATCATCATCGGCGGCGGCGCTCAGGTCGGTCAGGTGGCGGTCGGAGCGATCAACGAGGCCGACCGGCACAACATCAGGGGGGAACGAATCTCGGTGGACACGATCCCGCTGGTCGGGGAGGAGACCCTGGCCCTGGCCGTCGATGCGGTCTCACGGTTGCCTCGCGCTTCGATCCTGGTGCTGGCCGGATCCCTGATGGGCGGAGCGATCAGCGATGCGGTCGATCGGGTGAAGCGGGCCGGGATCCCGGTGATCACCCTGAACATGGCCGGGAGTGTTCCGGAACATGCGGATCTGGTCGTGACCGATCCGATTCAGGCCGGGGTCTTTGCAGTGATGCACGTCTCAAAGCGGGCGGTCTTCGATATTGCACGGGTTCGAGGGAGAGTCTTCTGATGGACAGAATTAAAGAAGCAGTGAAGGTGTTGCACCGGGATGGACTGGTTGTCTATCCAACCGATACGATCTATGGACTCGGGGCCGACGCCCTCTCGGATGAGGCGGTTGCGGCGGTCTACGAGGCGAAACACCGGCCTCTTGCCAAGCCGATCTCGATCGCCGTCAGCGACCGGGACATGCTCGCGGCGCTGGCCGTGGTGACCCCTGTGGCGGAACAGTTCATCGAAGCGTTTCTGCCGGGGCCGTTCACGGTGGTGCTGAAGGCGAAGAAGGTTCTTCCTGAGACGCTGACCGGGGGGACCGGGATGATCGGACTCCGAATTCCGGACCACCCGATTGCGCTCGAACTGATCCGAGAGTTCGACGGCCCGATCACCGCCACCTCGGCGAACCTCTCCGGCGGCAAGGACCCGGTGACGATCAACGATGTGCATGTCCGGTACGACCTGCTGATCGATGCAGGCCGGCTCACCGGTCTCCCTTCGACGGTCGTCGATCTGGTGGATATGCGGATGATCCGCCCTGGCGAAAAATTCGACGAGGCTGCTGCGTTTCTCCGGAAGATCCGATGCGACTGAGTCTGCCCCTCCGGATCCGCGATTTTCTGCTGGACCTGGATCGGTGGATCTACGCGGTCGCCGCCTACGACAACGAGGAGCGGGCCGGCTGTCTTCTCCGGTATGTCCCGGACTCTGCAGGGGACCGAGTGGACTCTGCCGGGAGGCGATACCGGAAGGTCGGGTTCGAGGAGGGTTACGAGCTCCTCCGCGACAACAAACCTGAGTTCCTGGACCTGCTCCACCGGGTGCCCTACGACCAGGTCAGCAGGATCCTGAAGCCTGAACTCGAGTGCAAGCGGGTTGAACGCGAGGAGCCGCGGGTGAAGGCGATAGCAGATCACCTCGCTCTTGGCCCCGGCAC is part of the Methanosphaerula palustris E1-9c genome and encodes:
- a CDS encoding right-handed parallel beta-helix repeat-containing protein, with the protein product MKGKIGIQMIIGALLLLCLIQTVAATTTIVVAAADASPASKAAAQIVCPGTNDQAWINEAFNRLPAEGGIVQLTEGTFHSSGWIYPSQNSQFLGSGEDKTTIDVYNATDAYQPIHVQQDNVLIKGFTLRGEGFFLIRTNHVTLQDITATSIGADGVRKPSGGNGMFFIWVDNNYTGDITFQNCKAIDCNTHGFNMNANRDTGINSTGTRTGTNSYAISNLKFVNCQAIRCGYGVADGSSSEFATGFDIQEDNDLQNVEMDNCLAEDNWENGFHFEPGYLGTKNVVLNNCVSRNNGQRNPAVEPFNDVFVSGYYIHRNAILNNCVAINNKNAGFFTHDGSNTTFNNCVDIGSTYGFKIVKGSSDITLNNCQGRNEKAWAFWTAFSDKVTVKNFFQANAGGKSGYQDNIGFYYGSPKYEFSTTNSNFDITAFGSSLPIINEAGNGNTYSLKTASADQVPTVTDITAATVPAVYVTGYSATTQGATQVSQVVAVATTVAPAATQTTTTTSDGWSGFGKSFGSTSSGFGSFGSSSSFQSGGNALGVAVSSSQSIAASIGSTWGGFTGRTFGF
- a CDS encoding YHS domain-containing protein → MAIDPICKMTVDEKTAKFTSEYNGKTYYFCAPGCKKTFEKDPARYADTV
- a CDS encoding L-threonylcarbamoyladenylate synthase gives rise to the protein MDRIKEAVKVLHRDGLVVYPTDTIYGLGADALSDEAVAAVYEAKHRPLAKPISIAVSDRDMLAALAVVTPVAEQFIEAFLPGPFTVVLKAKKVLPETLTGGTGMIGLRIPDHPIALELIREFDGPITATSANLSGGKDPVTINDVHVRYDLLIDAGRLTGLPSTVVDLVDMRMIRPGEKFDEAAAFLRKIRCD
- a CDS encoding DUF5612 domain-containing protein; translation: MSEPDAPLSAIRIIAENRKGVLRDIASVVADHQANIMMIHQETFEFGPCRGLAELYVEYMGSTDQQRLITDLAAIPSVNGVRGYHPFSDIYGSRVIIIGGGAQVGQVAVGAINEADRHNIRGERISVDTIPLVGEETLALAVDAVSRLPRASILVLAGSLMGGAISDAVDRVKRAGIPVITLNMAGSVPEHADLVVTDPIQAGVFAVMHVSKRAVFDIARVRGRVF
- a CDS encoding acyltransferase; translation: MYDAIYEIKYRARRLIDTHPLLYRMLEKSWYVAYWSMIFGANMTGKIPIHHLRDFLYRTVFHIRLPKSSTIYGGSTFFSPWKMRVGEHSILGDHGFFDAREKILIGKNVNIGKEIRIYTLEHDILSPTFGEKGGPVTIGDWAYIGSRVTILPEVTIGEGAVVASGAVVTRDVPPWVMVGGVPARYLRDRPKVDYTLGEFAKILFQ